atattttctctatttttttaaaattcgacATTCATTATCCCATCGCTATGAAGAGTTgagccacacacacacacacacacacacacacacacacacacacacacacacacacaaccccCGCCGCTAGAGTTGGAGCCACACAAAATTCAAGCGCACCGCTAAAAATTTGTTTGCAAGTGGAAATAGCATGACTTTTAAACTCGGTGCCGATGCCTTTGCCAGGTAACCTATGTCACCTCGTGAACTACAATTGGTGAATTGATATTTGCATCATTCCgttcatagaaaataaaaaaatatttattataatattgatGCTGTGGATGTCTCGTCAAAATTACGTAAACGCCAGTAACAAAAGATGCATCATTAGCCTTGCCTTTGCTCGGTCCATGCCATATTTGTTTGGCTCGGTTTTTGCAATGatttttctattcaaaattataaaagctAAGAAATTTTGCAAACCCGTGAGGATAAAGCGTCCAAATTATAGTTGAAAGGTCCACAAGAGTAAAAAGTAGAAGTTCTCATTTagctttataatatttttttttttttggttgcaaCCCTCATAACCAAATATGTTTTTTACCAACTTCTTTTCTCCCTTTactttcaaagttttttttaaaaattaattatcatcTATCATTTGGTCAGAGTGCAATTACAAACTAATCCATCAtacaacaaaaaaggaaaattcaTTTACTGacttatcaaattatataaagtttataatttcttttaaaaaaagcaaTGCAGATCAAGACATTACTTTCAGGATTTTATTGCTGTaacttttttcccttttttttttacactttcgCTTGTGGAGTCCACGAGAATTCGAAAATCCAATTGGGCCCAAAGGGCCGTGCAATAATAAACATCCTCGTGAACATCATGTTTGGGTGCCCAGTCCACAATCACAGCAACAAAGGTTTAAATAAACAGGATaataatcaattaaaaaaaatatatatagaatgcaTAACTATAGAAAGGAATATTTAAGTCAATTTAATAAGCATGATTTCGACATGCAAAGAAAACAAAGCACCCACAGAGCAGACTCAGGGAGCACCTACGAAGGTTTCTTCCCTGATATAGAAAAAACATGGCACCTAGCACTAGTAAACTACGAAAAAATCGGGATAAAAACATTGTATGTTAATTGAAAAGGTTTGATTATAATTGAAAAAGTTGATTGGCGAATGAGTAAAAACATAAGAAAGCATCAAAGCTGTAACTACTTAGAAGGGCAATCCGATGTCAAACGCGAGAACAACAGTTAACATGTTAAAGCAGAAATTTAAATAAGTGGCAACCATATCTGTTTAAGCGCAGGAAACATTGTTTATTGTACCAGATCCTGACAACTATTTCTGAATTAAGGGGCGATAAAGTAAAAGAGAACACAGGCAAAGATGGGTACAAAGGGCAAAAAGAGGTCTGCTGCTCGAATCTTCTACTTACCACCAAGTGTGGGGAATTGCCCGGGATCCTCTATTGCAGGGGCCGCATGAGAGCTCGTGTTGCTGCCACCAAAACCACCTCTGAATGAACCCCTACCACGGCCTCGGCCACGGCCACCTGGTTTGTAGtattcctctccctctccgggCTTCAAAAACTCATTGATACTCAGAGACTGCAAGAAAAGGAATTCGAGTACAATTGATCTATCCATACGCTAAATGTATATACATCCTGAAGAATCATCTATTTATGCATATTCCCTGTAAAAATATGGATTATCATATCTTGTATAGTTGGAGAGTAATTCGATAAATGGGGTAAATTGGTTTTCTATCTAAGAAAAAAAGTTGCTTAAAGAGGAGTATTTTTCTCAAGTACAAAGATATATCCCTACCAAATCAAGTTTTATAGGGCAGACGTGAAGATTCAGAGATCAAAGGGGGATACATATGGATAGATAATAGGTCGAACagccaatttctttttttctcttcttttttttttacctttttaacCCTTTCATCCCGATCGTTATCTCTTTTCTTACCAGCATCCTTGTCAGAACCCTATCAAAGATCATCATTCTGTTAGAGAAAACCTCCGCATTGTTGCTACAAATAAAGAACCAAGTAGGGCAGGGAAGCTTTACCAATTTTATGAAGATATCATCATTGTCTTTCTTTATTGAAAGCTGCTTCATAGACTGGAAATCCTTGTCAAATTCAACCTTCCTCTCTTGAGCCTTCATTACAAGTAAGGCTTTTCGCTTTTCCTCCTTTATTTTCTCATATTCCTCTAGAGTCATTTCCTGTTACAGCCAGCAAAGGTCCATGAAAACATGTGCAGAAGatcaaagaaaaaggaataaagAGCAAATTGTAGGAGCAGTTGAAACTTTGTCACTGCCTTTATAACATACTGCCTCACTTATCATATTATGTCTTACTGTTTAGTTTGTACTTTCTCAGATGAAGTTACATGTTCCAATTTTAAAAGGACCAACTTACCAAGCAAAGTTTCTATGGAATGCAAGTATTTCAGGAATGgcatagaatttaaaaattgaaaattttactgCATATTTCTACACTACAGCAAAATACAATCTGGATTCTGGAGTATAACTTTCATTCGTTTATTGATCCTACTCTTCAAGAGAATTGAGTTTCCTAAGCTAGTAAGGTAGATCGGTCCATAAAAAAAATGCTTAATTTGTGCATGTTCCAATAAAACAAATGAAACATCATTTGTTTATCGAATAGAAAAGAGCCTAGAGATACAGTTTGatcctaaatcatatttttacaggaaatgaaaaaagaagtattttgtAATAGAAAATCAGTTCTTCTTAGTCCATATCTTTACAATGTGAATTTTCATATACAAAGAACTTTCTAAAACAATAACTTCATGCTCATTTCATGtttctgaaaaatatataaatgagCCATTTATATAAGAATGCTCTTTCTGGGGACAGTAAAATAGTGGCATTGCCCAAAAGAAGAGATcatggggggaaaaaaaataggtGGAAAAAACCTCAACCAAGACCTTCCTAATGGAAAGGAACCATAAGTAGGTCATCATAGATATATACAGAGAAGCCTACTTGGAGGAGATGCTGCTATAATGTTTATGCATTAACCTGTATGGCACCAAGAAGCAATGATTTTTCTTGTCAAAACTGATATCAGATATTTCGAATAGATTCACAGCTCTCCTAGATATAAATTCTCAAAAAATTAATGGGATACGAGTTACCAAAAATCACAAGGAAAAGAATAAAGGtaagacaaaagaaaaatctagAAACAAAATGGGCAGTGAATCTAATGAGTACTCGATTAACAGAAGTGAGTTATCACTATTTATGATAGCTTTAAAAGAGCAATCTTGGAGGGATGCAGTACCTTGATGCTGCAATAAATATGGGCAACAAGAGTGCACATGATGCACTAATTTACACTATCAAGACCTTTTGGTCAGGCTACATTATCTAGAAGAAAGTTAAAACAAATTAACTTGCATTTAATTTTCATCTCAACTCAGTCTGGAGTCCTTGAATCTGAGGAAAAGCAGCAAAGAAATATTAATGCTGCGAAACAAAGAAACTAGCTAGATACAGGGCGCCACTAAAAGCTCTATGTTGAGGCTCAATCTGAGTTATACAATCTATTCAGGGTTTTCATCATGATTATTTCAGCTATACTTCAACCACAAGTGCAATGAATGGCTCACAATGAGCCTTCAAAACTAGCTAGTTAGTGCCCCTGCATGTGAGTCATTCACAAAATAGGATGGctcaattaaaagttaaaaaaatattccaaaTCCCTGCTGGAAGCAGCAGTTAGAACAGCTGAATCCATATAGATAAAAGGGCTTTTGAAGGAAGTCATTGTCCGCCTGCAACGGAACCAATAGTGGCATAAGGAAGCCATATGGTTCTCTCAAAGGCGAGAAAACGAGTCATTACTCATTAGACCTACCAAACCTGTCCAAATGGACAAATTCTGGTACCTGATTGTACATTCAATACATCATACATATACTGTGACCGGTTAGTCTTAAACCCTTAAATCCAACATGCTATTTCAATGCTCTTATTTAGTGGTTGTGTATTAAGACGTTCAATCATAGTCATTTTCTTAggttaatttgtttgttttccTTGTCATTCTCTTAATGCGGCCTGCATCTAGTCCAGATGTGCATAGCCTGAAGCATCCATATAGTACAGGCTTACATCTAAGAGATGAACAAGCATCATATATACCTTATCCTCTGGTTCCTTCTCCTTATCTTCATTCTCCGCACCTTCCTTATCCTTATTTGCATCGAGTGCTGGCTCACCATCCTGCTCTGACTGCTTCTCAGGAACAACAGCCTTCTCATTGATGCCCACATTTTCATTTACCCTTCCCAAAACAAAAGTTCAAGCAAGCAAATAggtaaaacaaaaacaaaacatctaAGTAACATCTGTAGGATATGTGTACCTCAGAATGTACCCTAGAATGTAGCTTACAACTCAGCTTTGTGTACATGACAGCAGTTAGTTGCTTAGCTTATCAAAGTTGTAAGTCCATGTTACATGTCGTGTCTGATAATGTGAAAAGCTAAACTACCACTAGCTCCCATGTAAAGAAAGCTTGCTCATCGACAACAATGGGGGGTACTAATGCGGTAAATAGCAATACAGAACCAAGCAGTGAAAGGAAAAGTTCTTAACTGTGCAATCATATCATCATTGGTGGTTCCCCAGTTACCCCTTCCAGCTCCATCACGCTTAACCTCGTACCCACGGCCGGTTCCGCTCCTTCGTTCGTACATTCTCCGAGGCGGCTGTTCAGAATCGCCTTCAGCCTCTCTGTTCCCGTACCCACCACGCCTGCCGCCACGATAAGAAGGCCGATAGCCGCCTCGCCCCCTCTCTGAGGGCCTACTGCTATCTAAATCttcaccaccacctccaccaaCATTACTAGGAAAGCCATTGGCATCATTTTGCCCAAAATCCCGATTTGATCCAATCCCACCTCCTCGCCCACCCCTCCCACGCTGCGGCGGCCCACCACGGCCCGCACCACCTCGTCTCGGCGCCTCACCATCTCTTGCCTCTCTCACTGTAAAAAAACGCATTAGGTTTAACACAAACTTTGCCAATAATAGCACAACGACGAAGAGAATATGCAGTTAGTATCAAAATGTGAGCTTGACCTTTTTCCTCAACAAAATCTACAGTACAGTTCTCATCCAGTAGCAAATTAGACACGGAAAAGCACGTGCTAAAGCGTAGAAGACAACTGTAAAAGCGAAATGGTACGCACCTGCTTGTTGAGGAGGGAGCGGCTTCGAGGGGAGCTTCGCTGGAGCAGCGGCCGCAGGCTTCTTGGGGGCGATCTTCTGCTGCTGCGCGGCGATCTTCTGCTGCTGCGTAGCGATCAATTGCGAGgggtcgtcgttgtcgtcgtctcCGAGGAGATCGAAGGGGTTAGCGGTGGCCATTTCCGCGCAGGGGAGGGGTCGGGAGGCGGGATCGGAAGAGGCTCGCGGCGGGGTTAGCACTCGGAGGAGATCGCCGCGGTGTCGAGCGCCATGAAACTCTCGGATCGGATAGGGAGGGGActtggaggaagaagagggcTAGGGTTTTAAGATggcggcggagaggaggagagtGGAGAAGAACCCTAGCTTTGTTTCGGGTAAGCTCTTATAATAAGCGGAGATAATCTCTCATCATAGGAAAATGACGAAATTAGACGTTGATCCATTGGGGTGCCGTACATGTGTATTCACGTTTGAGTGCACTTCCACTCTTTTCCACTGAACTCGGCAATTTCGGTTATTTCGTTGCAGACTCTATTGAGGGGACTGCACAGTAAGCTGCAGAAATTGCACCATAATCCCAAAAGTAAATTTAATACGACCTGTGCATAATTCTCATGCACTAGATTCATCCACATGCTAGTTTTTAATAGAATTAATCCGTGCTGTCTGatctggaatttttttttttttttatccttcatCTAGCAGGACTCTCGATAGAGTAAGCTGGATGGTGTTATATTGTTATTCGATCTTGTAACCCACGAAAACTCGAGAAAGAAAATGTCCTCTCAAGGTGGATTTTTCAACTACCTCCTTGAAAGCCAAGGTGTACACCACTTGGCATTTCTCTAGTTAACCTGTCGCGGTGTAGGGAGGTTGTGACGTTCAAAACCTTTCTTCTAAAGCCTTTTCTAATTATACTTTTGGCAGACCATGGTGTGAATAAAAAGCTTATTGGTTCTTTCATGCTTATTCATTAGAGCTAGTGAATGTTAAAGAAGGGATCATAGTTTTTCTACTAATCTGAAATATCATTAGAGTAGTTTTATAGTCCTGTTCCAATCCAGAATGCAGTGCACACGGCGTTGTACTCAATTCTAGCCCCATAATCCCCAAACTTTCGacaattcttatttttatattttcaaagttATAATTCGTGCAttcaatagtataaatttttaaaagtgtttcactttaatttatttaccgCTGGAAgaaaatacacacacacatacacattTATATgttgcattcatcttgtacaTTAGTACACGAAAATTTACTTGTATATCATGCATccattgattttgattttatttcatattttaggtttacttttcttttgactatgttatattattttttttttatacttagaAAATAGTCAATATGTCTGGAAGTATGAGATCGATGAAGGATTAAAATATCCTGAATAGaaatatagattatttttttctataatatagaccgaaaaataaaataatcctaaAAGTTTGAGACGTGGGACGTCCTATTTATGTCCAATTTAAAAGTCAAAGGAGCAAGTACAAGATTAGAAGAACTTGGGGGAGATAAGGTGCAATTTACCCACTGGAGCTGTTTCGGCACCGAGCTCGGCAATTAAGAAGTCTCGTCACCGACTTCAGTTAACTCGGCGTCTTACTAGGAGTCGCCGACGACTTGTTCAGTAACCGGCACTTTATGTCGAAGAagcctctctctcctcctcctctcccctccccaAAAAACCCACCCAACATTTCCTCTTTCTCGTGCTCGGTGTTTTCCGGCTCTCCTCGACCTTGCTCgaggtattaaaaaaaaaaaaaaaaaccctagttGTAGATGTCGTTTTAGTTTACCTTGTCTATGGGAGACTCAAGTTAGGATCATCAAATTTCCATATATATGTGTTGCTGTAATTTGATTCTTATTAGTTTGTGCAATTTCATGTTCGAATTTCGTGGAGTATAGCTCAAATTCATCTGGTATTTTACGAATTTACTGGATATTTCACACTTTTGTTTCATGTTTTGTGGAGACATTAACTTCGTGTTTCGTGTTCTATACACTTCACTGCTACAATGATTCAGGAGTTCACTAATAAAGGAAGAGGAATTAGAGCATTAGAAGACACtttattttcgatataaatcaTTAATTTCCAATCTCATAGTCCCTTAGATGGATAACTTTTGTGTAAATAAAACTGCTAATTCTCAATGTATGAAACTTATCCCTGCGAAAACGTGGTTAAGTTGCACTCAATACAAGAATACGTAGTTGTAGCAAGGAGGATAAGCTATTAGATGAGTTGAGTAGGTAAGAGGCTTTTGTCACCACAACAAGACAAGAAAAAGTCGAAGGATCTAAAAGCAAAGCGAAGATCCTTGAATATCAATAGATGGAGTTTTTTGAGAGGAATATCAATAGATGGAGTTGATGAAGTATTCAAGgggtttgtaatcgggccaaatttGGCCTGATGAATTCTCGGCCAATAACTTCGGTTAATTAGGATGAGATTTGACCATATAATGCTCATGTACACAAAAGAAACTTTTCGTGGAAATTAAGTACTTCTATTAGTTGAGGGGTGTCAAtcaaaataaagtaaataaataaaagttgaggaggCCGTCTTGAAATTGCCTATAGCTGAGGAGTtcttcatacattttcacctaTCGGAAATTTCAATTCTTTCTCTCAgcattaatttttgttttattttttttttcagaataattGTGGAAACTTTACTTACCATCCAACATTTGAATAATGGAAGAATCTATAGACAAATATTCAGGAACACTCTCCCCCTCTTCGACTTTCCCCAACTTTAGTCAAACTTTTTTGCTTACGCAGTTTGACTATGGGGATTTTACTGGTTAATCGCCAAATGACATAgtcaatttttttcaaattgttaGGGCTGATGTCCAACTACATGTTGACTATGAAGTTAACAAAATGTTGCTGGTATTTTTCTGTCAGGGGGTAGATGAAGACTATTTGTAGATTGCTCACATTTGATCCGTACACCTTTTGAGCTGTTCTGTGTGTTTCAGCTACCCATCATCTATCTCAGAACTCAAAATAGGGAAGAGTTATCAATAATGAGGGGCAAAATAAGTTGATTTTATTTGTAAACAAACTATACTAGATtagtgaaattttcaaattcccTGCTGTTTAAACCTTAAGGTTCTTTAAACTACTTTGAAGAGGGAAAGTTTTAACAAGTTATTGATGACGCTTGTGGAATCTCTCTATTCTCTAATTAACTATTATAACAAACAATTGTTTCAGTTCAGTTGCAAAGAAACAATTTCTTTTGTTAAGTTTGTTCGGTGGCTAATCCTTGtctcttattttattaataatatgaagTTCCTACGTTTAATACATTTATATTTTGCCTATATAAATTCTTACTAATCAACCATTTTAATCCTTTATATATTACATTGGCAATATAAAGTATGACGAATAGAGAAGGATTTAATGTGTCCTCCCAACCAACTTTTGTCATATTCAAGCATATATTATTGGAAGAGTGTATGGGATGCTCTCTTCTGTATGCCTCTTTTGAAGAAACCATGTGTTATTCTTCTGATATTGAATTAGTTAACATAGTTACATAAGGgttattttgaatatatacGCAATTCTAGTGGATTAAGATATGGATTTGTGATGGAGACTTCGATCCAAATCTGTGATGGTGATGCGCTCCTTTTGCCAGAAAAGTCATCAACGACGAATAATTTGACTTTAATCTTTTCTTAAGCAAACTATTTCTAAAGACTTTACTTCAATTGGTCATCTGTATTCATAAAGGGGAAATGTCTTTGTCACAGTGCAATATGACAGTCCCCACCAAGTAATTTAGCTCCTAATAATTAATGCAAGTTTAATAGACTTGATGTGATTACCACTAGTGTTACCGGGCATCTCTTCTATCTTAAAAGTATTCATTGTAATGCCCGTACCACTTAGGATTggtaaaaaaatctcaaatttcgCTGTAAACGCTACCTCGTTagcaatatttttcttttgctgtCTTCTTTGCTTGAAGGTACTAAAGTTCTCTGTATCTcactaaaattaaatatgatacgCCCTTCTGTGATTGCCCTGTTACCTTCCCCACATGTTGCGACCATTACTTTCAAGATCTGCTTCTTTAAAAGAGGATTTTATATAAACTGGGACATTGAACATTTGTCCTAAACATACTCCACCCAGaagttaatattattaattttattgcCTTGAAAAAGTATACTAATGTAGTACAAAATGCACTTACATTTACTACCAAACAGTGGCTCTTTTATTCCTTTGGCCTTTTTGGGTTGTACTGTTTTGGTTCCTTTTTAATCGCTCACATCTGTTCCAACTTTCCATTTTACTTTTAGATTTGAAATGTTGCTGCTACTTTTCTGTAAAAATTAATGGAATCTTACTGGTGACTTTATCAGGAATGTGAGTTGTAGGGAGTGCTAGGAATCTTCTACAGGAATCAACAGGATGGTAAAGTGATTATCAGATGATATGAAGGTATTTTGTAAAGAATCATGACCAGGTACATTATATTCCTCATTGTAGACCATGAGTGAGATGGCCGTACACTGCATTTTTACATCAGCAACCTGTGGTTAATTTTGTATCACCTACGTACCCTATGGTTGCTATGTAGGTTTTGCATAACATACGTCCTTTCAGTCGATCCTGCTAAACTTGAGTTTGGGTTAGATTTTGATCTACATTAATGATTAATGTGTTCGGATTGTATTTGGCTTGGACATTGATCTGAACCCAATCCCAAACCTGTTAAGCCCTTACAGAAAACCAAAATAGCAATCATAAGGCTCCTAGGTGATACAAACAAAACCATAAAACACCTGTGTGCTGATGCGCTATATCAGTGAGCTTATtaagtttattcttttttcttcttttgctaaCATCGTGTAGGATGAGTAATAGGCTAATCATCCAAGACAATGGCGTATTAGTAATTTTAGGTGGAACCTTTCTCCTTTGTTATATACTTTGGTGGATGTTGAAGAGGCAATTTGTTTGCATAATTGAGGAAAAGACCTACCAGCAGCTTCTCTAGAAAAGTGATAGTCCAAAAAGAAGGACCTAACTCAggacaaatatttttattaagcaCTCAAGAAAGGTGGACATTAAAAACCAAGTAAATCCAAAAAATCTTTATCCTCAGTTGCATTATCTTAGAAAGATTCCCATGGATGAAAAGGCCAAGGCAGGTTGGGGTGATCTTACTACAAAAGCAAGTTATTTGAATGCCAACAACTTGACACTACCATCCTGGAGATTGTAATATTTAACTATTTTAAGTGGGTATCTGACCTTAAAATTTCTGTTTCAATAATGATTTTTCTATTAGTAGATCAGTTAAGATTATGCAAAGTAAAATATCTTTGTGCTTTTATGCCTTTAATAATGTAGATTTCTTTTGCATGCTTGCTTGTATGTTAAGAGagcatttttttaattcattccCATATTATGGCCATTGGTCttataaacattttttttttttgtctctttagcattttttttttcaggactGTAGGGGCCTTTTATTATTTGcctgaaataattattaactTATTGTGCTCCCATGATGGTCCTACCATTCAGATTAGATCTATAATAACCAGTCAAAATAAATTTCATTCTATTATATCAGGTGCAAGTAAGATAA
This DNA window, taken from Ananas comosus cultivar F153 linkage group 5, ASM154086v1, whole genome shotgun sequence, encodes the following:
- the LOC109710471 gene encoding RGG repeats nuclear RNA binding protein A-like, with protein sequence MATANPFDLLGDDDNDDPSQLIATQQQKIAAQQQKIAPKKPAAAAPAKLPSKPLPPQQAVREARDGEAPRRGGAGRGGPPQRGRGGRGGGIGSNRDFGQNDANGFPSNVGGGGGEDLDSSRPSERGRGGYRPSYRGGRRGGYGNREAEGDSEQPPRRMYERRSGTGRGYEVKRDGAGRGNWGTTNDDMIAQVNENVGINEKAVVPEKQSEQDGEPALDANKDKEGAENEDKEKEPEDKEMTLEEYEKIKEEKRKALLVMKAQERKVEFDKDFQSMKQLSIKKDNDDIFIKLGSDKDAGKKRDNDRDERVKKSLSINEFLKPGEGEEYYKPGGRGRGRGRGSFRGGFGGSNTSSHAAPAIEDPGQFPTLGGK